Genomic window (Saccharothrix australiensis):
CGCCCGGCGCGACCAGGTCCCGGAACCGCGCGATGGCCGTGCCGAACGGCATGTGGTGCAGCGCGGCGATGCACGACACGAAGTCGTAGGGCCCGCCGAGGTCGTCGGCCAGCGCGTCCGCACGCCGGAACGACACCCCCGGAACGTCGGCCTCGACGGCCCGGTCGACGGCCGTCACGGCGAGCCCGCGCGCGGCCAGCTTGCCCGCGAACACCCCGTGCCCGCACCCGATGTCGAGCGCCGTCCGCGCACCCGGTGGCACGTGCCCCAGCAGCAGCGGGTGGTAGTACGCGTTGTGGTCGAAGTGCTTCACGCGGTGGAGGACGTACGAGCGCGTGCCGGGGTTGGGCTACAGGCGGGGTCGGTGGCCGAACCGCGTGACCCGGCTGGATGGCCCGGACCGGCCGGAGTGGCGTGGATCGCTCGGAGTTGACCTCCAGTCAAGTCGAACTCCTACCGTGTCGATCAACGACGACCCGAGGGGGAAGCACGATGCACGCCATCCGCCAGCACGAGTTCGGCCCGGCCGAGAACCTGCGCTACGAGGAGACGCCCGACCCGCGCCCGCAGGCCGGACAGGTGCTGGTCGCCGTGCGCGCCGCCGGCGTGCACCTGCTCGACGCGTCGATCCGCCGCGGTGACGCGGGCGGGCCGTTCGCGGTGCCCGAGCTGCCCATGACACCCGGCCGCGAGGTGGCCGGCGTGGTGACCGCGCTGGGCGACGACGTCGACGCGGGCTGGCTGGGCAAGCGGGTCGTGGCGCACCTCGGCGCGGCCCACGGCGGGTACGCCGAGCTGGCCGTCGCGCACGCCGCCTCGCTGCACGAGCTGCCCGACCACGTCACCGAGGACGCGGCGGTGGCCATGATCGGGACCGGGCGCACCGCGTACGGCGTGCTGCGCGTCGCCGAGCTGTCACCGGACGACGTGGTGCTGGTGCCCGCGGCGGCGGGTGGTCTGGGCGCGCTGTTCGTGCAGGAGGCCAAGGCCGTCGGCGCGCGGGTGGTCGGCGCGGCGAGCACCGGCAAGCTGGAGGCGGTGCGCGACCTCGGGGCCGACCTGGTCGTGGACTACACCCGCGACGACTGGGCGGACGTGGTGCGGGCCGAGGTCGGCGAGGTGAGCGTCGCGCTCGACGGCGTCGGCGGCACGCGCGGGCGGCAGGCGTTGGAACTGCTCGGGGTCGGTGGTCGGATCGTGCTGTTCGGCTGGTCGTCGGGCGAGCCGACCCGCATCGAGACCGCCGACCTGTACGCGCGTGGCCTGACGGCGTCGGTCGCGGTGGGGCCGCGCATCCTGAAGAAGATGAACCTGCGGGAGCTGGAGACGGCGGCGCTCAAGGCGCTGGCTGACGGTCGGCTCACGCCGCTGACGACGTCGTTCCCGCTGTCCGAAGCCGCCGCGGCGCACACCGCGCTGGAAAGCCGCGCGACCACCGGCAAGGTCGTACTCCGACCCTGACCACCGACGCCGCGCGGTCGAGCGCCCACACGTGCCACCGCGCAACGGACACCACGCGCCTCACACCGGACCGCCACTCGACGAGTGCCGCGCGTGTCACACACCGAACCACATAAGCGTATACCGTACGCTCACGCCCGATCAGGTTGAGGACACGCCGGAGAAGATCCCGTCGACGGCCCGTGGCGATCTCCTGCCCGGTGGCGACTACGTTGCCACCGAGCAGGAGGACAGGCCGGTGGCCGAGCCGGTCGGAGCACGCCGACCAACCGGGGACGAGGGCTGTCGCCCGCCGGATCACGTGCGGCGGGGCAGGCAGGGCACGATCCGGATGCGCCGGGCGATGATCATCCCCGGCCTCGTCGTCCGGGACCCCCGCGCCGTCGAACACACGGCCGGTCGCGGCCGCCCCGGACACCGTCCGCGATGTCATCCACGACTTCAACGCCCGCGGCCCAGCGGCCCTGGACCCCGGCCGCGCTCTGAGGCGTCACCCGCCGTCGCAAGGGCGGCGACCACAGCCTGGCCGCCCTGAGGTCGACGAGGGCGACCAGACCGGACGGCGCGCCGACATACGTGATCATGGACTACCCGTCGGCCAACAAATTCGACCGGCACGCGACGTAGATCGCGCCCCACACCGGATCGCCACGCAGCGGACACCGCGCGCTTTTCATGCCTGACCAGGTAGGCGTATACCATACGCCAACCTTCGGTCACTACGCCGCGCGGGTCGCGCACCTCACACAAGGCCGCCATACGGCAGGCATCAACCGCCCCATTCCACGGAGGCACGTAGACGTACGACATACGCCCACCTCGGCCAGCACACGACGTAGATCACGCGCCCCACACGGGTCACCACGCAACGGAAATCCACGCGCTTCACTCACACCCGCCAGGTAGGCGTATACCGTACGCCTACCTCCGGTCGCCACGCCGTGCAGATTGTGCGACTCGCACCGGGCCGTCATACAGCGGACATCATGCACCTCACGCCGAGCCAGTTAGGAGTACGACGTACGCTTACGCGAGATCACCACGCGACACAGATGGTCCGCCTCACGCCGGCCCCACACGGCGAACACCGCGCGCTTCTCATGCCGGATCAGGTAGGCGTATGCCATACGCTCACTTTGGTCGCTGCGGCGCGCAGATCGCACACCTCACACCCGGTCGCCACACAGCGGACATCGACCGCCCCACTCCGAGGAGGCACGCAGACGTGCGGCATCCACCCCCTCGGCCAGCACACGGCGTAGATCGCGCGCCCTACACCGGGTCGCCACGCAGTGGACACCCACCGCAAGGACGACCCGGACCGCGAACTTGAACGCGCCGATGAAGCCGCCAGCTTCCGCGCGCCGGGTCCGGGCACCGTCCTCGCGATCGCCGCAGCCAGGCCGCAGCCAGGCCGCAGCCAGGCCGCCGCCAGGCCGTGGCCCGCCGTCGCCCACCGCCGGCCGCGCCGGCGGCTCAGCAGCCGCCAGAACATCGAAAGCGTGCCGCTCGCGCGCCATTTGCTCGGCGATCCACCGCCGGATGACGGCTCGCTTCGCTCATACCGGGCCAGGTAGGCGTATTGTGTACGCCTACCTTCGATCGCTACGCCGTGCAGATCGTGCGACTCGCACCGGGCCGTCACACGGCGGACGTCATGCACCTCACGCCGAGCCACTTAGGAGTACGGCATACGCTTACGCGTGATCGCCACGCGATACAGATGGTCCGCCTCGCGCCGAGCCCACGTGGCGAACACCGCGCGCCACACGCCAGACACTTAAGAGTACGGCGCACTCTTACGCTCGGTCGCACGCATCGCGGATCGTGCGCCTCACACCGGCTGCCATGCGGCGGGCATCGTGTGCCCTTACACCAGGCTCCCACGCTGCGGACACCGTGCGCCCCGCTCCGCCCGCGAGGCGGGGCGCACGGGCGGTTCCGGGAAGCGGACGGCCCCGGCACCGCGCGACCTCAGAACCGGACGGTGACGATGTGCCGTTCCGCGAAGTTGCGCACCTCCACCGCGACGACGTCCTCGGGCGCGACCAGCGCCGAGCCGTCCAGGTTCGTGCCCTCC
Coding sequences:
- a CDS encoding zinc-binding dehydrogenase yields the protein MHAIRQHEFGPAENLRYEETPDPRPQAGQVLVAVRAAGVHLLDASIRRGDAGGPFAVPELPMTPGREVAGVVTALGDDVDAGWLGKRVVAHLGAAHGGYAELAVAHAASLHELPDHVTEDAAVAMIGTGRTAYGVLRVAELSPDDVVLVPAAAGGLGALFVQEAKAVGARVVGAASTGKLEAVRDLGADLVVDYTRDDWADVVRAEVGEVSVALDGVGGTRGRQALELLGVGGRIVLFGWSSGEPTRIETADLYARGLTASVAVGPRILKKMNLRELETAALKALADGRLTPLTTSFPLSEAAAAHTALESRATTGKVVLRP
- a CDS encoding class I SAM-dependent methyltransferase, coding for MKHFDHNAYYHPLLLGHVPPGARTALDIGCGHGVFAGKLAARGLAVTAVDRAVEADVPGVSFRRADALADDLGGPYDFVSCIAALHHMPFGTAIARFRDLVAPGGVLAVLGLAKEKTARDWAVSLASLPLSLAVRLVRDDPVDSAPVRDWSMSVDEIKAGAERLIPGARVRRHLYWRYSLVWSKPRADTR